The Mercurialis annua linkage group LG2, ddMerAnnu1.2, whole genome shotgun sequence genome contains a region encoding:
- the LOC126667698 gene encoding protein CHUP1, chloroplastic: protein MQEEENESLMRYLKKEVEACLMRNDSLEKENEELRQQVVRLKAQITCLKAHDTERKSMLWKKLHTSNDTTTTQPDFTKLASEPPSKQSAPPPPPLPSKAPMGPKAVRRVPEVVELYRLLTRKNGKKVNSSATPGSAFTSDMIGEMEKRSSHVSAVKSDVEKRKELIDHIIKQVKYAAFTEISQVETFVKWVDDELRCLVDERAVLKHFKEWPEGKADALREAAFNYRDLANLSSDVSAFEDNPKHSSSEAMGKMEALQQRLETCVDDAQRTRESRIKKYTQFQIPCEWLLDTGLISQIKLSSLKLAKQYMKRIISGIQLKEFSVDRKNIQLQGAKFAYRVHQFVGGFDADTLIVFQELKKLVHIE from the exons ATGCAAGAAGAAGAGAATGAATCGTTGATGAGGTACCTAAAGAAAGAGGTTGAGGCTTGTTTGATGAGAAATGATTCATTggagaaagaaaatgaagaattaaGACAGCAAGTAGTCCGTCTAAAGGCACAGATAACTTGTCTGAAAGCACATGATACCGAGAGAAAATCCATGCTCTGGAAGAAGCTGCACACCTCCAATGACACCACAACAACTCAACCCGATTTCACCAAACTCGCATCAGAACCGCCATCCAAACAATCAGCCCCGCCGCCTCCACCTCTTCCATCAAAGGCGCCAATGGGGCCGAAAGCAGTGAGGCGCGTGCCAGAAGTTGTCGAATTATATCGCTTGCTTACACGAAAAAACGGGAAGAAAGTGAATTCTTCAGCTACTCCAGGAAGTGCATTTACATCGGATATGATCGGGGAAATGGAGAAGCGTTCGTCCCATGTTTCAGCAGTTAAATCAGACGTCGAGAAACGAAAGGAACTGATTGATCATATAATTAAACAGGTGAAATACGCAGCCTTCACCGAGATATCCCAAGTGGAGACGTTTGTGAAATGGGTGGACGATGAGCTACGTTGTCTGGTCGATGAAAGGGCGGTATTGAAGCATTTTAAGGAATGGCCGGAAGGAAAAGCCGACGCCCTAAGAGAAGCGGCTTTCAACTACCGGGACCTGGCGAACCTCAGCTCGGATGTTTCGGCATTTGAAGACAATCCGAAGCATTCTTCGAGCGAGGCTATGGGGAAGATGGAAGCACTGCAACAGAGGTTAGAAACTTGTGTTGATGATGCACAGAGGACAAGGGAGAGTAGGATTAAAAAGTATACGCAATTTCAGATCCCTTGTGAATGGTTACTCGATACAGGCCTCATTTCTCAG ATAAAATTAAGTTCGCTGAAGCTAGCCAAGCAGTACATGAAGAGGATAATAAGTGGAATCCAACTCAAAGAATTCTCTGTTGACCGTAAAAATATACAACTTCAAGGAGCAAAATTTGCTTATCGCGTCCACCAA TTTGTAGGTGGTTTTGACGCTGATACACTAATTGTATTTCAAGAACTGAAGAAGCTTGTTCACATAGAATAG